One Streptomyces sp. NBC_01237 genomic region harbors:
- the mce gene encoding methylmalonyl-CoA epimerase, producing MLTRIDHIGIACFDLDKTVEFYRATYGFEVFHSEINEEQGVREAMLKINGTSDGGASYLQLLEPTREDSAVGKWLAKNGEGVHHIAFGTADVDQDAADIREKGVRVLYDEPRTGSMGSRITFLHPKDCHGVLTELVTSRTEH from the coding sequence ATGCTGACGCGAATCGACCACATCGGGATTGCCTGTTTCGACCTCGACAAGACGGTGGAGTTCTACCGCGCGACGTACGGGTTCGAGGTGTTCCACTCCGAGATCAACGAGGAGCAGGGCGTCAGGGAGGCCATGCTCAAGATCAACGGGACCTCGGACGGCGGGGCCTCCTACCTCCAGCTGCTGGAGCCGACCCGTGAGGACTCGGCCGTGGGCAAGTGGCTGGCGAAGAACGGGGAGGGCGTCCACCACATCGCCTTCGGCACCGCCGACGTCGACCAGGACGCCGCGGACATCCGGGAGAAGGGCGTCAGGGTGCTGTACGACGAGCCCAGGACCGGGTCGATGGGGTCGCGGATCACGTTCCTGCACCCGAAGGACTGCCACGGTGTGCTCACGGAACTGGTCACGTCCCGGACGGAGCACTGA
- a CDS encoding ABC transporter permease subunit, translating into MASVTAVLTSEWTKIRTVSSTTWTLISAFVVTVAMGAALCALMNSQFDDLSDAERATFDPTFVSFSGMILGQLAMVVFGVLVVGTEYSSGMIRTSLAAVPQRATFLFSKIAVAGVLALVVGLATSFISFFLGQALLGDHRTDIGADNVLRAVFGGGIYMGLIAIFSMGVAAMLRSSMLSLGILMPFFFLVSQILSAVPGAKSVARYFPDQAGSKIMQVVPDAMNSDPAPYGPWGGLGILLAWVAAAVIGGYVVLRKRDA; encoded by the coding sequence ATGGCATCGGTAACCGCGGTCCTGACCTCCGAATGGACCAAGATCCGCACGGTCTCCTCGACGACATGGACGCTCATCTCCGCGTTCGTCGTCACCGTCGCGATGGGCGCGGCCCTCTGCGCCCTGATGAACTCCCAGTTCGACGATCTCTCCGACGCGGAGCGCGCCACCTTCGACCCGACCTTCGTCAGCTTCTCCGGAATGATCCTCGGCCAGCTCGCGATGGTCGTGTTCGGCGTGCTGGTGGTCGGTACGGAGTACAGCTCCGGCATGATCCGCACCTCGCTGGCGGCCGTGCCGCAGCGAGCCACGTTCCTCTTCAGCAAGATCGCGGTGGCCGGGGTCCTGGCGCTGGTCGTCGGCCTCGCCACCAGCTTCATCTCGTTCTTCCTGGGCCAGGCCCTGCTGGGGGACCACCGTACGGACATCGGCGCCGACAACGTGCTGCGCGCGGTCTTCGGCGGCGGCATCTACATGGGCCTGATCGCGATCTTCTCGATGGGCGTGGCGGCGATGCTGCGCAGCTCCATGCTGTCGCTCGGCATCCTGATGCCGTTCTTCTTCCTCGTCTCGCAGATCCTGTCCGCGGTCCCGGGCGCCAAGAGCGTGGCCCGGTACTTCCCCGACCAGGCGGGCTCCAAGATCATGCAGGTGGTCCCGGACGCCATGAACAGCGATCCGGCACCGTACGGACCCTGGGGCGGTCTCGGGATCCTCCTCGCCTGGGTGGCGGCGGCGGTGATCGGCGGATACGTCGTCCTGAGAAAGCGGGACGCGTAG
- the meaB gene encoding methylmalonyl Co-A mutase-associated GTPase MeaB — protein MVDVPTLVEQARQGRPRAVARLISLVEGASPQLREVMAALAPLAGHAYVVGLTGSPGVGKSTSTSALVSAYRRAGKRVGVLAVDPSSPFSGGALLGDRVRMSDHASDPGVYIRSMATRGHLGGLAWSAPQAIRVLDAAGCDVILVETVGVGQSEVEIASQADTSVVLLAPGMGDGIQAAKAGILEIGDVYVVNKADRDGADATARELNHMLGLGESRGPGDWRPPIVKTVAARGEGIDEVVEALEKHRAWMDEHGVLAARRTARAAHEVETIAVTALRERIADLHGDRRLDALAASIVAGRLDPYAAADELVAGLTGES, from the coding sequence ATGGTGGACGTCCCCACCCTGGTCGAGCAGGCGCGGCAGGGCAGGCCGCGGGCGGTGGCCCGGCTGATCTCGCTGGTGGAGGGGGCGTCACCGCAACTGCGCGAGGTGATGGCGGCGCTGGCCCCGCTGGCGGGCCACGCGTACGTCGTCGGGCTCACCGGTTCGCCCGGTGTGGGCAAGTCCACCTCGACCTCGGCGCTGGTCTCCGCCTACCGCCGGGCCGGCAAGCGGGTCGGCGTCCTCGCCGTCGACCCGTCCTCGCCGTTCTCCGGGGGCGCGCTCCTCGGCGACCGGGTGCGGATGTCGGACCACGCCTCCGACCCCGGCGTCTACATCCGCTCCATGGCCACCCGCGGACATCTGGGCGGCCTCGCCTGGTCGGCACCGCAGGCGATCCGGGTGCTGGACGCGGCGGGCTGCGACGTGATCCTCGTCGAGACGGTCGGCGTCGGCCAGTCGGAGGTGGAGATCGCCTCCCAGGCCGACACCTCCGTCGTGCTGCTCGCCCCCGGCATGGGCGACGGCATCCAGGCGGCGAAGGCCGGAATCCTGGAGATCGGCGATGTGTACGTCGTCAACAAGGCCGACCGGGACGGCGCGGACGCCACCGCCCGCGAGCTGAACCACATGCTGGGCCTCGGGGAGTCGCGGGGACCCGGCGACTGGCGCCCGCCGATCGTCAAGACGGTCGCCGCCCGCGGCGAGGGCATCGACGAGGTCGTCGAGGCGCTGGAGAAGCACCGGGCGTGGATGGACGAGCACGGGGTGCTGGCCGCCCGGCGCACCGCGCGGGCGGCCCACGAGGTCGAGACGATCGCCGTCACGGCCCTCCGCGAGCGGATCGCCGATCTGCACGGCGACCGCCGCCTGGACGCCCTGGCGGCAAGCATCGTGGCAGGCCGTCTCGACCCGTACGCGGCGGCCGACGAACTGGTGGCGGGGCTCACGGGCGAGTCCTGA
- a CDS encoding acetyl-CoA C-acetyltransferase, translating into MSGTTGTTTSVIVAGARTPMGRLLGSLKSFSGADLGGIAIKAALDRAGIGGDQVEYVIMGQVLQAGAGQIPARQAAVKAGIPMNVPALTVNKVCLSGLDAIALADQLIRAGEFDVVVAGGQESMTNAPHLLPKSREGYKYGAIEMLDSMAYDGLTDAYENIPMGESTEKHNTRLGLDRAAQDEIGAQSHQRAAAAQKNGIFEAEITPVEIPQRKGDPVLFAKDEGIRAETTVESLGRLRPAFAKDGTITAGTSSQISDGAAAVVVMSKAKAQELGLDWIAEIGAHGNVAGPDNSLQSQPSNAIRHALKKDGLTVEDLDLIEINEAFAAVAVQSMKDLGVTSEKVNVNGGAIALGHPIGMSGARVVLHLALELKRRGGGTGAAALCGGGGQGDALIIRVPR; encoded by the coding sequence ATGTCAGGAACGACCGGTACCACCACCTCAGTGATCGTCGCGGGCGCCCGTACGCCCATGGGCCGCCTCCTCGGCTCGCTGAAGAGCTTCTCCGGGGCCGACCTCGGCGGCATCGCCATCAAGGCCGCGCTGGACCGGGCCGGGATCGGCGGCGACCAGGTCGAGTACGTGATCATGGGCCAGGTCCTCCAGGCCGGGGCGGGGCAGATCCCGGCCCGCCAGGCCGCGGTCAAGGCCGGCATCCCGATGAACGTCCCCGCGCTCACCGTCAACAAGGTGTGCCTCTCCGGGCTCGACGCCATCGCCCTGGCCGACCAGCTCATCCGCGCCGGGGAGTTCGACGTCGTCGTCGCCGGTGGCCAGGAATCCATGACCAACGCCCCGCACCTGCTGCCGAAGTCCCGCGAGGGCTACAAGTACGGCGCGATCGAGATGCTCGACTCCATGGCGTACGACGGTCTGACCGACGCCTACGAGAACATTCCGATGGGCGAGTCCACCGAGAAGCACAACACCCGCCTCGGCCTGGACCGCGCCGCCCAGGACGAGATCGGCGCCCAGTCCCACCAGCGTGCCGCCGCCGCCCAGAAGAACGGCATCTTCGAGGCCGAGATCACCCCGGTCGAGATCCCGCAGCGCAAGGGCGACCCGGTCCTGTTCGCCAAGGACGAGGGCATCCGCGCCGAGACGACCGTCGAGTCGCTGGGCAGGCTGCGCCCCGCCTTCGCCAAGGACGGCACCATCACCGCGGGCACCTCCTCGCAGATCTCCGACGGCGCCGCCGCGGTCGTCGTCATGAGCAAGGCCAAGGCGCAGGAGCTCGGCCTGGACTGGATCGCCGAGATCGGTGCCCACGGCAATGTCGCGGGCCCGGACAACTCGCTCCAGTCACAGCCCTCCAACGCCATCAGGCACGCTCTGAAGAAGGACGGCCTCACCGTCGAGGACCTCGATCTGATCGAGATCAACGAGGCGTTCGCGGCCGTCGCCGTTCAGTCGATGAAGGACCTCGGGGTCACCTCGGAGAAGGTCAACGTCAACGGCGGGGCCATCGCGCTCGGCCACCCGATCGGGATGTCCGGCGCCCGCGTGGTCCTGCACCTGGCCCTGGAGCTGAAGCGGCGCGGCGGCGGCACCGGCGCGGCGGCGCTGTGCGGCGGCGGCGGTCAGGGCGACGCGCTGATCATCCGCGTTCCCCGCTGA
- a CDS encoding cellulose-binding protein, giving the protein MSDPSSPFGFELVRRGYDRGQVDDRITKLVADRDSALARITSLEKRIEELHLETQNAQAQVNDAEPSYAGLGARVEKILRLAEEEAKDLREEARRAAEQHRELAESAAQQVRNDAESFAAERKSKAEDEGVRIVEKAKGEATTLRTEAQKDAQSKREEADALFEETRAKAAQAAADFETNLAKRREQSERDLASRQAKAEKRLAEIEHRAEQLRLEAEKLRTDAERRARQTVETAQRQAEDIVADANAKADRIRSESERELAALTNRRDSINAQLTNVREMLATLTGAAVAAAGSPADDEPVTRGVPAQQGR; this is encoded by the coding sequence ATGAGCGACCCTTCCTCCCCCTTCGGCTTCGAGCTCGTGCGACGTGGTTACGACCGCGGTCAGGTGGACGACCGCATCACCAAGCTCGTCGCCGACCGTGATAGTGCTCTGGCCCGAATCACCTCTCTGGAAAAGCGCATCGAGGAACTCCACCTCGAAACGCAGAACGCCCAGGCCCAGGTCAACGACGCAGAGCCGTCGTACGCCGGTCTCGGTGCCCGTGTCGAGAAGATTCTCCGCCTCGCCGAGGAGGAGGCCAAGGACCTGCGTGAGGAGGCCCGTCGCGCCGCCGAGCAGCACCGTGAGCTGGCCGAGTCGGCCGCCCAGCAGGTGCGCAACGACGCCGAGTCGTTCGCGGCCGAGCGCAAGTCGAAGGCCGAGGACGAGGGCGTTCGCATCGTCGAGAAGGCCAAGGGCGAGGCGACCACGCTGCGCACCGAGGCGCAGAAGGACGCCCAGTCCAAGCGCGAGGAGGCGGACGCCCTCTTCGAGGAGACCCGCGCCAAGGCCGCTCAGGCCGCCGCGGACTTCGAGACGAACCTGGCCAAGCGCCGCGAGCAGTCGGAGCGCGACCTCGCGTCCCGTCAGGCCAAGGCCGAGAAGCGTCTCGCCGAGATCGAGCACCGCGCCGAGCAGCTCCGCCTGGAGGCCGAGAAGCTCCGTACGGACGCCGAGCGCCGGGCCCGTCAGACGGTGGAGACCGCGCAGCGCCAGGCCGAGGACATCGTGGCCGACGCGAACGCCAAGGCCGACCGGATCCGCAGCGAGTCCGAGCGCGAGCTGGCGGCGCTCACCAACCGCCGCGACTCGATCAACGCGCAGCTGACCAACGTCCGCGAGATGCTGGCGACGCTGACCGGTGCCGCGGTGGCCGCGGCCGGTTCGCCGGCGGACGACGAGCCCGTCACCCGTGGTGTCCCGGCTCAGCAGGGCCGCTGA
- the scy gene encoding polarized growth protein Scy encodes MRGYERQESHRADDHLSRFEAEMDRLKTDREKAVQHAEDLGYQVEVLRAKLHEARRNLATRPAYDSGDLGYQADQLLRNAQIQADQLRSDAERELRDARAQTQRILQEHAEHQARLQAELHTEAVQRRQRLDQELAERRQTVESHVNENVAWAEQLRARTESQARRLLDESRAEAEQSLAAARNEANRLAEETRRRLGSETESARSEAEAVLLRARKDAERLLNAASAQAQEASSHAEQLRTSTAAETGQARQQTAELNRSADQRLQEAETRLREARLEAEKVVSEAKETAVKRLAGAESQNEQRTRTAKSEIARLVGEATKSAEALKEEAEQALGDARAEADRLVAEASEKARTTAAEDTAAQLAKAARTAEEVLTKASEDARSTTSAASEEADRIRREAEAEADRLRGEAAEQADQLKGAAKDDTKEYRAKTVELQEEARRLRGEAEQLRSEAVAEGERIRGEARREAVQQLEEGARTAEELLTKARSDADELRTSAGTESERVRTEASERAATLRKQAEETLERTRTEADKLRAEAEEQAESLTAAAEQAAAELRAETERAVAARQAEAADELSRLHTEAETRLAGAEETLSEARTEAERIRRETNEESERLRTEAAERLRTLQEQAEAEAERLRDEAAADASQSRAEGENVAVRLRGEAAAEAERLKSEAQDSADRVRAEAAAAAERVAAEAAEALSAAQEEANRRRREAEETLGSARTEAERERVRAREQSEELLASARKRVEEAQTEAQRLVEEADSRATELVAAAEQTAQQVRDSVAGLQEQAEEEIAGLRSAAEHSADRTRTEAQEEADRVRADAYAERERAAEDANRVRQVAGEEAEAAKALAERTVSDAIAESERMRADTSEYSQRVRTEASDSLASAEQDASRARAEARQDANRIRSEAAAQSDLLIGESTAESERIRTEAGEAANQLVGEATTEAERRRADAAEKAERLVAEATDEAERLRAEAAETVGSAQEHAARTREESERVRAEAESAAEQMRAEARQEADRMLDEAREAAAKRRADAAEQADQLVNKAQEEALRSATEAEAQADTMVGAARKEAVRITSEATVEGNTLVERARTDADELLVGARRDATANRERSEELRARLESEIEELHERARRETSEQMKTAGERVDNLMKAATEQRDEAAAKAKELLAEANSEASKVRIAAVKRAESLLKEAESKKAELVREAEKLRADAETESKQMVDEGRRELDVLVRRRADINTEISRVQDVLEALESFEAPTGGTKPANGSSPGSTKATAAAGTRSGGKSSEG; translated from the coding sequence GTGCGGGGCTACGAACGCCAGGAGAGCCACCGAGCTGACGATCATCTCTCGCGGTTCGAAGCCGAGATGGACCGGCTGAAGACCGACCGGGAGAAGGCCGTCCAGCACGCCGAGGACCTCGGTTACCAGGTCGAGGTCTTGCGCGCCAAGCTGCACGAGGCCCGGCGCAATCTCGCGACCCGTCCCGCCTACGACAGCGGGGACCTGGGCTACCAGGCCGACCAGCTGCTCCGTAACGCCCAGATCCAGGCCGACCAGCTGCGCAGCGACGCCGAGCGCGAGCTCCGCGACGCCCGCGCGCAGACGCAGCGGATTCTTCAGGAGCACGCCGAGCACCAGGCCAGGCTCCAGGCCGAGTTGCACACCGAGGCCGTCCAGCGCAGACAGCGGCTCGACCAGGAGCTGGCCGAACGCCGCCAGACCGTCGAGTCCCACGTCAACGAGAACGTCGCCTGGGCCGAGCAGTTGCGCGCCCGCACCGAGTCCCAGGCCCGCCGCCTCCTGGACGAGTCCCGCGCCGAGGCCGAGCAGTCCCTGGCCGCCGCGCGCAACGAGGCCAACCGGCTCGCCGAGGAGACCCGGCGACGGCTCGGCTCCGAGACCGAGTCGGCCCGCTCCGAAGCCGAAGCGGTCCTGCTGCGCGCCCGCAAGGACGCCGAGCGCCTGCTGAACGCGGCGTCCGCACAGGCCCAGGAGGCCAGCAGCCACGCCGAGCAGCTGCGCACCTCGACAGCCGCCGAGACCGGCCAGGCCAGGCAGCAGACCGCCGAGCTGAACCGGTCGGCCGACCAGCGCCTCCAGGAGGCCGAGACCCGGCTGCGCGAGGCCCGCCTGGAGGCCGAGAAGGTCGTCTCCGAGGCGAAGGAGACCGCGGTCAAGCGGCTGGCCGGCGCCGAGTCGCAGAACGAGCAGCGCACCCGTACGGCCAAGTCCGAGATCGCCCGGCTGGTCGGCGAGGCCACCAAGAGTGCCGAGGCGCTCAAGGAAGAGGCCGAACAGGCCCTCGGCGACGCCCGCGCCGAGGCCGACCGGCTGGTCGCCGAGGCGTCCGAGAAGGCCCGCACCACGGCCGCCGAGGACACCGCGGCCCAGCTCGCCAAGGCCGCCCGTACCGCCGAGGAAGTACTGACGAAGGCGTCCGAGGACGCCAGGTCCACCACCTCCGCGGCGAGCGAGGAGGCCGACCGGATCCGCCGCGAGGCGGAGGCCGAGGCCGACCGGCTGCGCGGCGAGGCCGCCGAACAGGCCGACCAGCTCAAGGGCGCGGCCAAGGACGACACCAAGGAGTACCGGGCCAAGACGGTCGAGCTCCAGGAGGAGGCCCGCAGGCTGCGCGGCGAGGCCGAGCAGCTGCGCTCCGAGGCCGTCGCCGAGGGCGAGCGGATCCGCGGCGAGGCCCGCCGGGAGGCCGTCCAGCAGCTGGAGGAGGGTGCCCGCACCGCCGAGGAGCTGCTGACCAAGGCCAGGTCGGACGCCGACGAGCTGCGGACCTCCGCGGGCACCGAGAGCGAGCGGGTGCGCACCGAGGCGTCCGAGCGCGCCGCCACCCTGCGCAAGCAGGCCGAGGAGACCCTGGAGCGCACCCGGACCGAGGCCGACAAGCTCCGGGCCGAGGCCGAGGAGCAGGCGGAGTCCCTCACCGCCGCGGCCGAGCAGGCGGCGGCCGAGCTCCGCGCGGAGACCGAGCGCGCGGTGGCCGCCCGGCAGGCCGAGGCCGCCGACGAGCTGAGCCGGCTGCACACCGAGGCCGAGACCCGCCTCGCGGGCGCCGAGGAGACGCTGAGCGAGGCCCGTACCGAAGCGGAGCGCATCCGCCGCGAGACGAACGAGGAGTCCGAGCGGCTGCGCACGGAGGCCGCCGAGCGGCTGCGCACCCTCCAGGAGCAGGCCGAGGCGGAGGCCGAGCGGCTGCGCGACGAGGCCGCGGCCGATGCCTCGCAGTCCCGCGCGGAGGGCGAGAACGTCGCCGTACGGCTGCGCGGCGAGGCCGCCGCCGAGGCGGAGCGGCTCAAGTCCGAGGCGCAGGACAGTGCCGACCGGGTACGGGCCGAGGCCGCCGCCGCCGCCGAGCGGGTCGCCGCCGAGGCGGCCGAGGCGCTGTCCGCCGCCCAGGAGGAGGCCAACCGGCGCCGCCGGGAGGCCGAGGAGACCCTGGGTTCCGCGCGCACCGAGGCGGAGCGGGAGCGGGTCAGGGCCCGCGAGCAGAGCGAGGAGCTGCTGGCCTCCGCCCGCAAGCGCGTCGAGGAGGCCCAGACCGAGGCCCAGCGGCTCGTCGAGGAGGCGGACTCCCGGGCGACCGAGCTGGTCGCCGCGGCCGAGCAGACCGCCCAGCAGGTACGTGACTCCGTCGCCGGTCTCCAGGAGCAGGCCGAGGAGGAGATCGCCGGGCTGCGCTCCGCCGCCGAGCACTCCGCGGACCGGACCAGGACCGAGGCGCAGGAGGAGGCGGACCGGGTCCGCGCGGATGCCTACGCCGAGCGGGAGCGGGCCGCCGAGGACGCCAACCGCGTCCGCCAGGTGGCGGGCGAGGAGGCCGAGGCCGCGAAGGCGCTGGCCGAGCGTACGGTCTCCGACGCGATCGCCGAGTCGGAGCGGATGCGCGCCGACACCTCGGAGTACAGCCAGCGGGTCCGTACCGAAGCGTCCGACTCGCTCGCCTCGGCGGAGCAGGACGCCTCGCGCGCCCGTGCGGAGGCCCGTCAGGACGCGAACCGCATCCGTTCGGAGGCAGCGGCGCAGTCCGATCTGCTCATCGGTGAGTCGACGGCCGAGAGCGAGCGGATCCGTACCGAGGCCGGCGAAGCGGCCAACCAGCTCGTCGGGGAGGCCACCACCGAGGCCGAGCGGCGACGCGCCGACGCGGCCGAGAAGGCGGAACGCCTCGTCGCGGAGGCCACCGACGAGGCGGAGCGGCTGCGCGCGGAGGCGGCGGAGACCGTCGGTTCGGCACAGGAGCACGCGGCCCGGACCCGCGAGGAGTCCGAACGGGTGCGGGCCGAGGCGGAGTCGGCGGCCGAGCAGATGCGCGCCGAGGCCCGCCAGGAGGCGGACCGGATGCTCGACGAGGCCCGGGAGGCCGCGGCGAAGCGGCGTGCCGACGCCGCCGAGCAGGCCGACCAGCTGGTCAACAAGGCCCAGGAGGAGGCGCTCCGCTCCGCCACCGAGGCCGAGGCGCAGGCCGACACGATGGTCGGCGCGGCCCGCAAGGAGGCCGTGCGCATCACGTCCGAGGCGACGGTCGAGGGCAACACCCTGGTGGAGCGTGCCCGTACGGACGCGGACGAGCTGCTGGTCGGCGCGCGGCGCGACGCCACCGCGAACCGGGAGCGGTCCGAGGAGTTGCGGGCCCGGCTGGAGAGCGAGATCGAGGAGCTGCACGAGCGGGCCCGCCGGGAGACCTCCGAGCAGATGAAGACCGCCGGTGAGCGCGTCGACAATCTGATGAAGGCGGCGACCGAGCAGCGTGACGAGGCCGCGGCGAAGGCCAAGGAGCTGCTGGCGGAGGCCAATTCGGAGGCGAGCAAGGTCCGGATCGCGGCGGTGAAGCGGGCCGAGTCGCTCCTGAAGGAGGCCGAGTCCAAGAAGGCCGAACTGGTCCGCGAGGCCGAGAAGCTGCGTGCCGACGCCGAGACCGAGTCGAAGCAGATGGTCGACGAGGGCAGGCGGGAGCTGGACGTACTGGTACGCAGGCGGGCGGACATCAATACGGAGATCTCACGGGTCCAGGACGTACTGGAGGCGTTGGAGTCCTTCGAGGCACCGACCGGGGGCACCAAGCCCGCCAACGGCAGTTCCCCGGGGAGCACCAAGGCCACGGCGGCGGCGGGTACACGGTCCGGTGGCAAGTCGTCCGAGGGGTGA
- a CDS encoding ATP-binding cassette domain-containing protein, which yields MIELDGLTKRFGDKVAVDQLSCLIRPGMVTGFLGPNGAGKSTTMRMMLDLDNPTSGSVRIDGKNYHELREPLKYIGALLDAKSMHGGRSAYNNLLCLAQSNRIPESRVAEVLDTVGLSAVAKKKSKGFSLGMGQRLGIASALLGDPEILMFDEPVNGLDPEGIHWIRNLMKTLAGEGRTIFVSSHLMSEMALTADHLIVIGQGRLLADTSMADFIHENSRSYVRLRSPQQERLRDVLHAEGIVVIESGNGTLEIDGASTEALGELAARHQLVLHELSAQRASLEEAFMQMTAGSVEYHAHSERDGAPPPRVGAGWGDQWNRPGGSGASGDGKEA from the coding sequence ATGATCGAGCTTGACGGACTCACCAAGCGATTCGGCGACAAGGTCGCCGTCGACCAGTTGTCCTGCCTGATCCGGCCCGGAATGGTGACGGGTTTTCTGGGCCCTAACGGGGCGGGCAAGTCCACGACGATGCGGATGATGCTCGATCTCGACAACCCCACCAGCGGCTCCGTGCGCATCGACGGCAAGAACTACCACGAGCTGCGGGAGCCGCTGAAGTACATCGGGGCGCTGCTCGACGCCAAGTCGATGCACGGCGGTCGCAGCGCGTACAACAATCTGCTGTGCCTCGCGCAGAGCAATCGCATCCCCGAGAGCCGGGTCGCGGAAGTTCTCGACACGGTCGGCCTGAGCGCGGTGGCGAAGAAGAAGTCCAAGGGTTTCTCCCTCGGTATGGGCCAGCGGCTCGGAATCGCGTCCGCGCTGCTCGGTGATCCCGAGATCCTGATGTTCGACGAACCCGTCAATGGTCTGGACCCCGAGGGCATTCACTGGATCCGCAATCTGATGAAGACACTCGCCGGCGAGGGCCGGACGATCTTCGTCTCTTCGCACCTGATGAGCGAAATGGCACTGACGGCCGACCATTTGATCGTGATCGGTCAGGGCAGACTGCTCGCCGACACCTCGATGGCCGACTTCATCCACGAGAATTCGCGCAGTTACGTACGGCTGCGCTCCCCGCAGCAGGAACGGCTGCGCGATGTGCTGCACGCGGAGGGCATCGTCGTGATCGAGTCGGGGAACGGCACCCTGGAGATCGACGGCGCCTCCACCGAGGCCCTGGGTGAGCTGGCCGCCCGGCACCAGCTGGTGCTGCACGAGCTGAGCGCCCAGCGGGCCTCACTGGAGGAAGCCTTCATGCAGATGACCGCGGGCTCCGTGGAGTACCACGCCCACTCGGAACGGGACGGGGCGCCGCCACCGCGGGTGGGAGCGGGCTGGGGCGACCAGTGGAACCGACCGGGCGGCAGCGGCGCTTCCGGCGACGGCAAGGAGGCGTGA